One segment of Brevinematales bacterium DNA contains the following:
- a CDS encoding GGDEF domain-containing protein, whose product MRQPNTGKDSKRLNYKRQFVKRDRAVKILKELSEFLKILDMRESNILHTMIVRFAIESVEASLGSLLVYDNERNVLRYQDTYRYENNKIILENYGELLHDIFIRPGEGIVGESYIKAISILVDDMSQKDYEKPLISDIVKVEIKSVIAMPLQVDNEVVSVLEIANTSDKEAFTMDDVEIITIIANFASTILDNARLFSWAIHDSLTNLYNNHYFYKELSDEVERSRRYGRVFSLVFFDVDDFKHINDGYGHSAGDKALQLLAECINKTIRKEVDIAARYGGDEFVIVLPNTAAPEAFKVSARLATLVKNSSVVSSDGRELKISLSMGIAEFPKDGEEVYILFNNADESLYSSKGAGKDAICIYGEKPRKPDGTRAVPKTPAKTR is encoded by the coding sequence GTGAGACAACCAAACACCGGTAAAGACAGCAAGCGCCTGAACTACAAGCGACAATTCGTGAAACGCGACCGCGCGGTAAAAATCCTCAAGGAATTGAGCGAATTCCTGAAGATTTTAGACATGCGCGAGAGCAATATTCTGCACACGATGATCGTCCGTTTCGCGATCGAATCGGTCGAAGCCTCGCTCGGCTCGCTGCTGGTCTACGATAATGAGCGCAACGTCCTGCGCTACCAGGACACCTACCGTTATGAAAACAACAAAATTATCCTCGAGAACTACGGCGAGCTCCTCCATGATATATTTATCCGTCCGGGCGAAGGCATAGTCGGGGAGTCCTATATCAAGGCGATTTCTATTCTGGTGGACGATATGTCCCAGAAGGATTATGAGAAGCCCCTCATCAGCGACATTGTCAAGGTGGAAATCAAGTCGGTGATCGCGATGCCGCTTCAGGTGGACAACGAGGTCGTGTCGGTGCTTGAAATCGCGAATACGTCCGATAAGGAAGCGTTCACGATGGACGATGTGGAAATCATCACGATTATCGCGAACTTCGCGTCAACCATCCTCGACAACGCCCGCTTATTCAGTTGGGCTATCCATGACAGCCTCACGAACCTGTATAACAACCATTATTTCTATAAGGAACTGTCCGATGAAGTCGAACGCAGCAGGCGTTACGGGCGGGTGTTCTCGCTGGTCTTTTTCGATGTGGACGACTTCAAGCATATCAACGACGGATACGGGCATAGCGCGGGCGACAAGGCGCTCCAGCTCCTCGCGGAGTGCATCAATAAGACCATCCGCAAAGAAGTGGATATCGCGGCTCGTTACGGCGGCGACGAATTTGTGATCGTGCTCCCGAACACCGCCGCGCCCGAGGCGTTCAAGGTATCCGCGCGCTTGGCGACGCTGGTGAAGAACAGTTCGGTGGTGTCCTCGGACGGACGCGAGTTGAAGATTTCCCTGTCGATGGGTATCGCCGAATTCCCGAAGGACGGCGAGGAAGTATATATCCTGTTCAACAACGCGGACGAGTCTTTATATTCGTCGAAAGGCGCCGGTAAGGACGCGATCTGTATCTACGGCGAGAAGCCGAGGAAGCCCGACGGTACCCGCGCGGTGCCGAAAACCCCCGCCAAGACAAGATAA
- a CDS encoding GIY-YIG nuclease family protein, with the protein MPYMYILQCNDGAFYTGSTWNLEKRLSEHNAGEGANYTLKRLPVKLVYFEDYTRIEDAFHREKQVQNWSHTKKEAMIDGDLEKLIPKAKKDFKK; encoded by the coding sequence ATGCCATACATGTATATCCTTCAATGTAACGACGGCGCCTTCTATACCGGAAGCACGTGGAACTTGGAGAAACGTCTATCCGAACATAACGCAGGCGAGGGTGCAAATTACACCTTGAAACGGTTGCCCGTAAAATTAGTATACTTCGAGGATTACACCCGAATTGAGGATGCGTTTCATCGTGAGAAGCAAGTCCAGAATTGGAGTCATACGAAAAAAGAAGCGATGATTGATGGAGATTTGGAAAAGCTAATACCTAAAGCTAAAAAGGATTTTAAGAAATAA
- the galT gene encoding galactose-1-phosphate uridylyltransferase, which translates to MPVIRKNLITNDWVIFSPGRSKRPTDFHKTEKDNLDALRERPAYRDNCPFCRGNEKPEDSEIFRMPNRKMWQIRVLENKFASLDRNVRPEKRHIHLRKEMDGFGIHDVIIDNPRHNTNHALMGRDEMEALMRAYLRRYGEIQANDDVKHIVIFKNQGIAAGGSLEHPHSQIYGLPVMPFETQTRVNEVKKYHEFNDSCLMCDLLNEEMNDRIRIVAENEHFVALSPYAALSPYHIWIVPKDHNPSFSLIEEKNIPWLADMMKTVFYKFFYGLRNPDYNYVIQSLARSKREAEYFHWYVSIIPQVKRKGGIEYAGGLFVNPKMPEDAAEELRNIPDGQQFDFTTLEEDLTGG; encoded by the coding sequence ATGCCTGTAATCAGAAAAAATCTTATCACCAACGACTGGGTGATCTTTTCGCCCGGGCGTTCCAAACGTCCCACGGATTTCCACAAGACGGAGAAGGACAATCTCGACGCGCTCCGGGAACGTCCCGCGTACCGCGATAATTGCCCGTTCTGCCGGGGTAACGAGAAACCCGAGGACAGCGAGATATTCCGTATGCCGAACAGGAAGATGTGGCAGATACGGGTGCTCGAGAACAAGTTCGCGAGCCTCGACCGGAATGTCCGCCCGGAGAAGCGCCATATCCACCTTCGGAAGGAGATGGACGGCTTCGGTATCCATGACGTGATTATCGACAACCCGCGTCACAACACCAACCATGCGCTGATGGGGCGGGACGAGATGGAAGCCCTGATGCGCGCGTATCTTCGCCGGTACGGGGAAATCCAGGCCAACGACGACGTCAAGCATATCGTTATCTTCAAGAACCAGGGCATCGCGGCGGGCGGGTCGCTCGAGCATCCCCATTCGCAGATATACGGACTCCCGGTGATGCCGTTCGAGACCCAGACCCGTGTCAACGAGGTCAAGAAGTACCACGAATTCAACGATTCCTGCCTGATGTGCGACCTGCTGAACGAGGAGATGAACGACCGGATACGGATTGTCGCCGAGAACGAGCATTTTGTCGCGCTTTCCCCGTATGCCGCGTTATCGCCCTATCATATCTGGATCGTCCCGAAGGACCATAACCCGTCGTTCTCGCTGATCGAGGAAAAAAATATCCCGTGGCTCGCGGATATGATGAAGACGGTGTTCTATAAGTTCTTCTACGGCCTGCGGAACCCCGATTATAACTATGTTATCCAGAGCCTGGCGCGTTCGAAACGCGAGGCCGAGTACTTCCATTGGTATGTCAGTATTATCCCGCAGGTGAAGCGCAAGGGCGGTATCGAGTACGCGGGCGGGCTGTTCGTTAACCCCAAGATGCCGGAGGACGCCGCCGAGGAGCTGCGGAATATCCCCGACGGGCAGCAGTTCGATTTTACGACCCTGGAGGAAGACCTGACTGGGGGATAG